One Oryza glaberrima chromosome 11, OglaRS2, whole genome shotgun sequence genomic region harbors:
- the LOC127755235 gene encoding putative clathrin assembly protein At1g33340, giving the protein MKVFKGKIWAALGSLMDHSNSKASSAAMPTAAAAPVPDRALLADIEAAVERCTAGGGGGDDERHVHEILFLVSNAPGAITFLSRRITARLEAARAPPAAALRSLLLVHRLLRAGDRYFEQDLRGLWASRDLRIDAPRCSCSPHAAGGGGGGGEYATATGTCSFLHGYSAYLEERMQWAINQAGNLEPARPRPPPHDGGDDHAAGAAAAEAPLVFKLAMSQRLLDLAIQLLPDNNTSATSAAARSAFGIVLRESFKVYDAFKDGLDALLRSLAAAGGGGKASRASSSAHEILKKARAQTPELKEFYHKCKKSSNVSSKSLDYPVVRVVTSAMELVMPPPVIDDEDDDDGGAATTEEAAGVAAQEASHPQPFATKLETTISTVWVEFDDGDGDGGGSGDHSLQGVQSSYL; this is encoded by the coding sequence ATGAAGGTGTTCAAGGGCAAGATTTGGGCAGCACTCGGGTCACTCATGGACCACAGCAACAGCAAGGCCTCATCGGCGGCGatgcccacggcggcggcggcgccggtgccggacCGGGCGCTCCTCGCCGAcatcgaggcggcggtggagcggtgcaccgccggcggcggcggcggggatgatgAGAGGCACGTGCATGAGATACTGTTCCTGGTGTCGAACGCGCCCGGCGCGATCACGTTCCTGTCGCGGCGGATCACGGCGAggctggaggcggcgcgcgcgccgccggccgccgcgctccggtCGCTGCTGCtcgtccaccgcctcctccgcgccggcgaccGGTACTTCGAGCAGGACCTCCGCGGCCTCTGGGCGTCCCGCGACCTCCGCATCGACGCGCCACGGTGCAGCTGCTCGCctcacgccgccggcggcggcggcggcggcggcgagtacgCCACCGCCACGGGCACCTGCTCCTTCCTCCATGGCTACTCGGCCTACCTCGAGGAGCGGATGCAATGGGCCATCAACCAGGCCGGCAACCTGGAGCCCGCCCGGCCGCGTCCTCCgccgcacgacggcggcgacgaccacgccgcgggcgccgccgccgcggaggcgccGCTCGTCTTCAAGCTGGCCATGAGCCAGAGGCTGCTCGACCTCGCCATCCAGCTCCTCCCCGACAACAACACGAGcgcgacgagcgccgccgcccggtCGGCCTTCGGCATTGTGCTCCGCGAGAGCTTCAAGGTCTACGACGCCTTCAAGGACGGCCTCGACGCGCTCCTCcgttctctcgccgccgccggcggcggcggcaaggcgtcgagggcgtcgtcgtcggcccaCGAGATCCTCAAGAAGGCGCGCGCCCAGACGCCGGAGCTCAAGGAGTTCTACCACAAGTGCAAGAAGAGCAGCAATGTCAGCAGCAAGAGCCTCGACTACCCCGTCGTCAGGGTCGTCACGTCGGCAATGGAGCTCGTCATGCCGCCGCCGGTCatcgacgacgaagacgacgacgacggcggcgccgccaccaccgaagaggcggcgggggtggcggcgcaGGAGGCGAGCCATCCCCAACCGTTTGCCACCAAGCTGGAGACGACGATCAGCACGGTGTGGGTGGagttcgacgacggcgacggcgacggcggcggcagcggcgaccatTCGTTGCAGGGCGTGCAGAGTAGCTATCTATAG
- the LOC127755956 gene encoding uncharacterized protein LOC127755956, translated as MAPAAAKRKVEDAPELWLDDGSAASGFPASSRATEIHCLDEEVPPPVVPELCAPLPPPQPVAEVQVCSEEVLVIAVPVPNEERAIVLHKPDDAARNLLLGSLRPEFPLRVSPDWIHGLKSTGLREARDLHGRDLHRALFEELTMDETSNLTMVPWVPVPSNSQEASTSGAATTTTEMMDAEDTSMEVKQGGGSG; from the exons atggcgcccgcggcggcgaagaggaaaGTCGAGGACGCGCCGGAGCTGTGGCTGGACGACGGCAGCGCCGCTTCCGGATTCCCGGCCTCCTCCCGCGCCACCGAAATCCATTGTCTC GACGAGGAGGTGCCTCCGCCCGTTGTGCCCGAGCTGTGcgcgccgctaccgccgccgcagccggtggCGGAGGTGCAAGTGTGCAGCGAGGAGGTTCTGGTGATTGCCGTGCCAGTGCCGAACGAGGAGAGGGCGATTGTGCTGCACAAGCCAGACGACGCCGCTCgcaacctcctcctcggctcTCTCCGCCCGGAATTCCCTCTCCGCGTCAGCCCCGATTGGATCCACGGCCTCAAGA GCACCGGGCTGCGAGAGGCGAGAGACCTCCATGGACGAGACCTCCACCGTGCTCTCTTCGAGGAGCTAACCATGGACGAGACCTCCAACTTGACCATGGTACCATGGGTTCCCGTGCCCTCAAATTCCCAGGAGGCCTCCACGTcgggcgcggcgacgacgacgacagagATGATGGACGCCGAGGACACGTCCATGGAGGTCAAGCAAGGCGGGGGATCAGGGTGA
- the LOC127754348 gene encoding glutathione S-transferase zeta class-like isoform X2: protein MASSGSPEARQTHGEIAGAAAPERRLKLYSFWRSSCSYRVRIALSLKGLDYEYKPINLLANEQSHPEFEKLNPMKYVPALVDGDDTVVVDSFAILLYLEDTYPQHPLLPQDPKMKALNIQIASIVGSSIQPLQNNSVLDFIEEKLDSQEKVNWIQYHLNRGFTALEKMLKGCTTTYATGDEIQLGDLFLEPQIYGGIKRFGIDMTNYPTLARLHEAYMEHPAFQAALPERQPDAPSSPEI from the exons atggcctcctccGGCTCGCCCGAAGCTCGGCAG ACTCATGGTGAGatcgccggagcggcggcgccggagaggaGGCTGAAGCTCTACTCCTTCTGGCGCAGCTCGTGCTCGTACCGCGTCCGCATAGCCCTCAGCCTCAAGGGGCTGGACTACGAGTACAAGCCGATCAATCTCCTTGCAAACGAGCAGTCACACCCAG AATTTGAGAAGCTGAACCCGATGAAGTATGTCCCGGCACTGGTCGACGGTGACGACACAGTCGTCGTGGATTCCTTTGCGATCTTGCTG TATCTTGAGGACACTTACCCTCAACATCCTTTGTTGCCACAAGACCCAAAAATGAAGGCACTGAATATCCAG ATTGCAAGTATAGTTGGTTCAAGCATTCAACCACTTCAGAACAATTCTGTCCTT GATTTTATTGAGGAGAAATTAGACTCACAGGAGAAAGTTAACTGGATCCAATATCACCTCAACAGGGGCTTCACAG CTCTCGAGAAAATGTTGAAAGGTTGCACAACTACATATGCCACTGGAGATGAAATCCAACTG GGAGACCTCTTTCTGGAACCCCAGATATACGGTGGCATTAAGCGCTTTGGGATCGACATG ACAAATTACCCTACCTTGGCCAGGCTTCATGAAGCGTACATGGAACATCCAGCTTTCCAAGCCGCGCTGCCAGAGCGGCAACCGGACGCACCTTCCTCTCCTGAGATCTGA
- the LOC127755955 gene encoding protein FAR1-RELATED SEQUENCE 5-like, which yields MPLGAAGDEDAAAVTGPSSAGEPAAGMEFASPEEARAFYCTYAARAGFRVRSSKSFASRIDDAIIMRRFVCTRQGLPSRKDTLLDASKKRRNRASARAACPAMLQVNRRPSSRWLVSRCVLLHSHPLASSSSSADAAAADAAEPNDSSSAEQDGGAAAAAAALAPGGGVAQGLLDHFRKLQLDNPAFCYAVQIDRSGCIANFIWVDARARSLYRRFGDAVVLDLTCRRNRRAVPFAAFTGMNHHRQAIVFGCALMTDESENSFAWLLETWLAFMGGKKPMSFTIGYSRDVEMAAMKVFGGDVRHRFCRRDIFFICKQKLASLYSEHSTLKDELKECVTELERIDEFESTWRMLLSKYNLFGNEWLQTIYSIRHQWVPAYLKDSFFGEIINAPKLETMFKFFQRNSITTTTLRDIAFQFDKAIARDYQTELQEDFATFSSKPVMKSSHPMEKQASELYTKVMFDLFQDELIESSGFLVQNVESGDISRFEVTQSENANIRYTVLYSEPRASVSCSCHKFEFAGVLCRHALRVLTTIGIPVLPENYILKRWTRNAKNNILSQVPANTKGSLAWRCNDLCRDGIRFAEEGATSEEIYKTAKEALQKAFAEILPQSEAHLK from the coding sequence ATGCCGCTGGGCGCCGCGGGCgacgaggatgcggcggcggtcaCGGGCCCGTCCTCCGcgggggagccggcggcggggatggagttcgcgtcgccggaggaggcgagggcgtTCTACTGCACGtacgcggcgcgggcggggttCCGCGTCCGGAGCAGCAAGTCGTTCGCGTCGCGCATCGACGACGCCATCATCATGCGGCGCTTCGTGTGCACCCGCCAGGGCCTCCCCTCCCGCAAGGACACCCTCCTCGACGCCTCCAAGAAGCGCCGCAACCgcgcctccgcccgcgccgcctgcCCCGCCATGCTCCAGGTCAaccgccgcccttcctcccgcTGGCTCGTCTCCCGCTGCGTCCTCCTCCACTCCCaccccctcgcctcctcctcctcctccgccgacgccgccgccgccgacgcggccgaGCCCAACGACTCCTCATCGGCCGAACAggatggcggcgccgcggcggcggccgcggcgctggcgccgggAGGCGGCGTCGCGCAGGGGCTCCTCGACCACTTCAGGAAGCTGCAGCTGGACAATCCGGCCTTCTGCTACGCCGTCCAGATCGACCGGAGCGGCTGCATTGCCAATTTCATCTGGGTGGATGCGCGCGCGAGGTCACTGTACCGACGGTTCGGGGACGCCGTGGTGCTCGATCTCACCTGCAGGAGGaaccgccgcgccgtgccgttCGCGGCGTTCACCGGGATGAACCATCATAGGCAGGCTATCGTGTTCGGCTGCGCCCTCATGACCGACGAGAGCGAGAATTCCTTCGCGTGGTTGCTCGAGACATGGCTTGCTTTCATGGGTGGGAAGAAGCCGATGTCGTTCACGATCGGTTACAGTAGAGATGTCGAGATGGCTGCCATGAAGGTCTTTGGTGGTGATGTTAGGCACCGGTTTTGCCGACGGGACATCTTCTTCATCTGCAAGCAGAAATTGGCCAGTTTGTATTCGGAGCATTCGACACTGAAAGATGAATTGAAGGAATGTGTAACTGAATTGGAAAGGATCGATGAGTTCGAGTCGACTTGGAGGATGTTGCTTAGCAAATACAATCTTTTCGGGAACGAGTGGTTGCAAACAATATACAGTATCCGTCACCAGTGGGTGCCTGCCTATCTGAAGGATAGCTTCTTTGGTGAGATAATCAATGCCCCGAAGTTGGAGACGATGTTCAAGTTTTTTCAGAGGAACTCCATCACTACCACTACCCTGCGAGATATTGCATTTCAGTTTGATAAGGCTATAGCAAGGGATTATCAAACTGAACTCCAGGAAGACTTTGCGACTTTCAGTAGCAAGCCGGTAATGAAGTCTTCACATCCAATGGAAAAACAAGCATCAGAGCTCTACACCAAAGTTATGTTTGACTTGTTTCAGGATGAGCTTATTGAATCATCGGGGTTTTTGGTGCAGAATGTTGAAAGTGGGGACATAAGCAGATTTGAGGTAACACAATCTGAAAATGCCAATATAAGATACACTGTTCTTTATAGTGAACCGCGTGCGAGCGTATCTTGCAGTTGTCACAAATTTGAGTTTGCTGGTGTGCTGTGCCGGCATGCACTAAGGGTTTTGACAACTATTGGCATACCAGTGCTTcctgaaaattatattttgaagAGGTGGACAAGAAATGCCAAGAACAACATATTATCTCAAGTTCCGGCAAACACAAAAGGGTCTTTGGCTTGGCGGTGTAATGATTTGTGCCGTGATGGTATCAGATTTGCAGAGGAAGGTGCAACATCTGAGGAGATTTACAAAACTGCCAAGGAGGCTTTGCAGAAGGCATTTGCTGAGATTTTGCCTCAAAGTGAAGCCCATCTAAAATAA
- the LOC127754348 gene encoding glutathione S-transferase zeta class-like isoform X1 encodes MASSGSPEARQTHGEIAGAAAPERRLKLYSFWRSSCSYRVRIALSLKGLDYEYKPINLLANEQSHPEFEKLNPMKYVPALVDGDDTVVVDSFAILLYLEDTYPQHPLLPQDPKMKALNIQIASIVGSSIQPLQNNSVLDFIEEKLDSQEKVNWIQYHLNRGFTGSVLLPLFLLRIDGTSVNSLEKMLKGCTTTYATGDEIQLGDLFLEPQIYGGIKRFGIDMTNYPTLARLHEAYMEHPAFQAALPERQPDAPSSPEI; translated from the exons atggcctcctccGGCTCGCCCGAAGCTCGGCAG ACTCATGGTGAGatcgccggagcggcggcgccggagaggaGGCTGAAGCTCTACTCCTTCTGGCGCAGCTCGTGCTCGTACCGCGTCCGCATAGCCCTCAGCCTCAAGGGGCTGGACTACGAGTACAAGCCGATCAATCTCCTTGCAAACGAGCAGTCACACCCAG AATTTGAGAAGCTGAACCCGATGAAGTATGTCCCGGCACTGGTCGACGGTGACGACACAGTCGTCGTGGATTCCTTTGCGATCTTGCTG TATCTTGAGGACACTTACCCTCAACATCCTTTGTTGCCACAAGACCCAAAAATGAAGGCACTGAATATCCAG ATTGCAAGTATAGTTGGTTCAAGCATTCAACCACTTCAGAACAATTCTGTCCTT GATTTTATTGAGGAGAAATTAGACTCACAGGAGAAAGTTAACTGGATCCAATATCACCTCAACAGGGGCTTCACAGGTTCTGTACTCTTGCCATTATTTCTGCTGAGGATAGACGGAACAAGTGTAAATT CTCTCGAGAAAATGTTGAAAGGTTGCACAACTACATATGCCACTGGAGATGAAATCCAACTG GGAGACCTCTTTCTGGAACCCCAGATATACGGTGGCATTAAGCGCTTTGGGATCGACATG ACAAATTACCCTACCTTGGCCAGGCTTCATGAAGCGTACATGGAACATCCAGCTTTCCAAGCCGCGCTGCCAGAGCGGCAACCGGACGCACCTTCCTCTCCTGAGATCTGA
- the LOC127754418 gene encoding PHD finger protein ALFIN-LIKE 8 produces the protein MDGGGAHRTPEDVFRDFRARRAGMIKALTTDVEKFYQQCDPEKENLCLYGLPNETWEVNLPAEEVPPELPEPALGINFARDGMDEKDWLSLVAVHSDTWLLAVAFYFGARFGFDKESRKRLFSMINNLPTIYEVVTGTAKKQSKEKTPKTSGKSNKSGTKPSRQPEPNSRGPKMPPPKDEDDSGGEEEEEEEDHENTLCGACGDNYGQDEFWICCDACETWFHGKCVKITPAKAEHIKHYKCPNCSSSSKRARA, from the exons aTGGACGGAGGCGGGGCGCACCGCACGCCGGAGGACGTGTTCCGGGACTTCCGCGCGCGGCGGGCCGGGATGATCAAGGCGCTGACCACAG ATGTGGAGAAGTTCTACCAGCAGTGCGACCCAG AGAAAGAGAATTTGTGTTTATATGGTCTTCCCAATGAGACATGGGAAGTGAACTTGCCTGCTGAGGAGGTTCCTCCAGAGCTTCCAGAACCAGCTCTGGGAATTAATTTTGCTCGGGATGGGATGGATGAGAAAGACTGGCTGTCACTTGTTGCGGTTCATAGTGATACCTGGCTGCTAGCAGTAGCCTTTTACTTTGGAGCAAGATTCGGGTTTGACAAAGAATCCAG GAAACGGCTTTTTAGCATGATTAACAACCTTCCAACCATATATGAGGTTGTCACTGGGACTGCAAAGAAGCAGAGCAAAGAAAAAACCCCCAAGACCAGTGGCAAGAGCAATAAATCCGGCACGAAG CCATCGCGCCAGCCGGAACCCAACTCTAGGGGTCCAAAGATGCCACCTCCAAAGGATGAGGATGATAGCGGAggtgaggaagaggaggaagaagaagatcacGAAAACACATTATGTGGTGCATGTGGTGACAACTATGGACAGGATGAGTTCTGGATCTGCTGCGATGCTTGTGAGACATGGTTCCACGGTAAGTGTGTCAAGATAACCCCTGCCAAGGCTGAGCACATCAAGCACTACAAGTGCCCGAACTGCAGCAGTAGTAGCAAGAGAGCCAGAGCTTGA